The sequence CGACGGCGCAACCGCGCCCCCCACAGGCGCTCCACACGCGCCCTCCAGCCGGGCGGAACCACGAGCACGATCTCCCGCACGAACGGCAGCGACGCGAACGTCTCCACGCTGTGCTCGAACATCGGCCGCCCCGCCAGGGAGACGAGCGCCTTGGGCACGCGCGCGCCCAGACGCTCCCCCCGGCCCGCCGCCGCCAGGATCACGCTCGCCGCCGGAATCCGCATCCGCCCCATTTAGGCTCCCGCCGCGTCCCTTGACAACCGTTTTTCCGGTGGAGTATCCTTCGCCTACCCTTCCATGAAACTCAAATTCTGGGGCGTCCGCGGATCCATTCCGTGCCCCGGCCCCGCCACCGCCCGCTTCGGCGGCAACACCTCCTGCATCCAGGTCCTCGGGGGCCCCGACGTCGTCATCCTCGACGCCGGCACCGGCATCCGGGAACTGGGCCAGGAACTCGTGGCCCAGAAACGGCCCCTTCGCATTCACCTTTTCCTCAGCCATACCCACTGGGACCATATCCAGGGCTTCCCCTTCTTCGCCCCCATCTATGTTCCCGGCAACGAACTTTTCGTCTACGGCCCCCGCGCCCTGGAAAAATCCCTCGAGGACGCCCTCATGTTCCAGATGCAGTACAGCTACTTCCCCGTCCGGGGCGTGGAGCTGGCCGCGCGCGTCAAGTTCACCGAGCTCGAGGAAGAGACCTTCCGCATCGGCGACTTCGAAGTCTCCACGAAGTCCATGAACC comes from Planctomycetota bacterium and encodes:
- a CDS encoding 2-C-methyl-D-erythritol 4-phosphate cytidylyltransferase, with the protein product MRIPAASVILAAAGRGERLGARVPKALVSLAGRPMFEHSVETFASLPFVREIVLVVPPGWRARVERLWGARLRRRKVTRIVAGGRRRQDSVRAGLAAAACPLVLVHDAA
- a CDS encoding MBL fold metallo-hydrolase; translated protein: MKLKFWGVRGSIPCPGPATARFGGNTSCIQVLGGPDVVILDAGTGIRELGQELVAQKRPLRIHLFLSHTHWDHIQGFPFFAPIYVPGNELFVYGPRALEKSLEDALMFQMQYSYFPVRGVELAARVKFTELEEETFRIGDFEVSTKSMNHPIRVLAYRFSRGGKSAIYTGDNEPYYDVPADRPGGRETSVRRRADFIQECNRKVVDFCRDVDVLVADAQYTDEEYESKRGWGHSSISHVLALARESAARTLVLFHHEPTHDDKTLAALEREARRRAVRDRIRAKVVMAREGMTLEV